In the genome of Raphanus sativus cultivar WK10039 chromosome 4, ASM80110v3, whole genome shotgun sequence, one region contains:
- the LOC108853080 gene encoding SNF1-related protein kinase catalytic subunit alpha KIN12, translating into MSHHDSWKKYFHFSLSVKTFSDFDLEFYLLQIFSNSKMNESSSQTSSKRKSVLPTYKIGKTLGQGSFGKVKLAVHKTTGHNVAIKILNREKIKEMTIEAKVEREIKILRLLMHPHIIRQYEVIETPEDIYVVMEYVKSGELFDYIVEKGKLHEDEARYLFQQIISGVEYCHQNKIAHRDLKPENILLDTKCNIKIADFGLSNVMLDGHFLKTSCGSPNYAAPEVISGKLYAGPEVDIWSCGVILYALLCGYLPFDDESMPSLFSKIKKGEYVLPDHLSYEARDLIPRILTVDPMMRISIPGIRQHRWFDSKLPPYLAAPPLDNTEQAREINEEIIRDVVNIGFDRNQVMESLFNRIQNEATVAYYLLLDSRRRSPSDYFKSNVNRISGFNSTIPTQAVPPFPALVNHQLMAGLRPWVSADKKWTLGLQCQARPKDIMSAVFKALQDLKVSWKQIGEYNMKCRWVHKSSISKEKSNMMEAELAIITPTVLKFELQLYKASEGKYVLDIQKADGPQFLFLDLSVSLLRELGVI; encoded by the exons ATGAGTCATCATGATTCATGGAAAAAGT attttcatttttctttatcaGTCAAAACTTTTTCCGATTTTGATCTTGAATTTTATCTATTGCAGATTTTCTCCAACAGTAAAATGAATGAATCATCGAGTCAAACTTCCAGTAAGAGGAAATCAGTTCTACCAACTTATAAGATTGGTAAAACTCTTGGACAAGGATCTTTTGGGAAAGTGAAATTAGCTGTGCATAAAACTACTGGACACAACGTTGCTATCAAAATCCTTAATCGTGAGAAGATTAAGGAGATGACAATTGAAGCAAAAG TGGAAAGGGAGATCAAAATTCTCAGATTGTTGATGCATCCTCATATCATCCGTCAATATGAAGTTATAGAGACACCAGAAGACATTTACGTTGTCATGGAGTATGTTAAGTCTGGAGAACTGTTTGACTATATTGTAGAGAAAGGTAAATTACATGAAGACGAGGCTCGCTATCTTTTTCAGCAG ATCATATCTGGTGTGGAGTATTGTCACCAAAATAAGATCGCTCATCGAGATCTCAAACCGGAGAATATACTCTTGGATACGAAATGCAACATAAAGATCGCAGATTTTGGATTAAGTAATGTCATGCTTGATGGTCACTTTTTGAAGACCAGTTGTGGAAGCCCTAACTATGCTGCTCCGGAG GTTATTTCAGGAAAACTGTATGCGGGACCAGAAGTGGATATTTGGAGCTGTGGAGTGATATTATACGCTCTACTATGCGGTTATCTTCCTTTCGATGACGAAAGTATGCCTAGTCTATTCAGCAAAATCAAG AAGGGAGAGTATGTTCTTCCAGATCATTTATCGTACGAGGCTAGAGATTTGATACCAAGAATTCTTACGGTTGATCCTATGATGAGAATTAGCATTCCTGGGATTCGTCAACATCGTTGGTTCGATAGTAAACTTCCTCCTTATCTTGCTGCTCCTCCATTGGATAATACAGAACAAGCTAGAGAG attAATGAGGAGATCATTCGAGACGTGGTCAACATAGGGTTTGATAGAAACCAGGTTATGGAATCTCTTTTTAACAGAATCCAAAACGAG GCAACCGTTGCATACTATCTGTTACTGGACAGTCGACGTCGTAGTCCCAGTGACTATTTCAAGTCCAATGTTAATAGGATATCG ggttttaattCGACGATTCCAACTCAAGCAGTTCCTCCGTTTCCTGCATTGGTTAATCATCAACTCATGGCTGGACTAAGACCATGGGTTAGCGCTGACAAAAAATGGACCCTTGGACTTCAG TGTCAAGCGCGTCCTAAGGACATAATGAGTGCTGTTTTTAAGGCTCTTCAAGACCTTAAAGTGAGCTGGAAGCAGATTGGAGAGTACAACATGAAATGCAGATGGGTTCACAAGAGTAGTATCTCCAAAGAGAAATCTAACATGATGGAAGCTGAACTTGCGATAATCACACCAACCGTTCTTAAGTTTGAACTtcag TTGTACAAAGCAAGTGAGGGAAAGTACGTGCTGGACATCCAGAAAGCTGATGGACCTCAATTTCTCTTCTTGGACCTGTCCGTCTCTCTTCTCAGAGAGCTAGGTGTGATTTGA